Proteins co-encoded in one Prevotella sp. E13-27 genomic window:
- a CDS encoding ABC transporter permease, translated as MRQVLKDEGVIIFFLLVPLVYPLLYSWIYNNETIHEVPVVVVDNCHTSLSRKFIRMCDASPDVRVAYYAQDMEEAKSLVSRQLVKGIYYIPSDFDLNVNRMEQATVEVYCDMSLMLTYKDIFQTAQFVTMQMGAELKTKLAGKYTSNEEAIAAKPLDFAEVAIFNPSGGYGSFVLPAVLVLILQQTLVLGIGLSAGTAREENRYGMLIPIDRRYHTVSRVILGKFMCYFMIFAVMGAWLVAGVPRLFHFPQLASWQNLVVIMLPYLLACIFFGMSVSCIVKYRENVMLIMVFVSVPLLFLTGVSWPQSNIPGAWQGVSWLFPSTFGVRAYVRLNSMGASLSDVISEYRILWIQAGAYFLFACAVYRFQLHKAHQEVRKRLSEKKEN; from the coding sequence ATGAGACAGGTTCTTAAGGATGAAGGTGTTATAATTTTCTTCCTTTTGGTTCCATTGGTTTATCCGCTGCTCTATTCGTGGATATACAATAATGAGACTATTCATGAAGTTCCCGTGGTTGTAGTGGATAACTGCCACACGTCGCTCTCACGAAAATTCATACGTATGTGTGATGCTTCGCCCGATGTGCGTGTGGCATATTATGCTCAGGACATGGAGGAGGCAAAGTCGTTAGTCAGCCGACAGTTGGTCAAGGGTATCTACTACATACCAAGTGACTTCGACCTTAATGTCAATCGCATGGAGCAGGCCACCGTGGAGGTGTATTGCGACATGAGTTTAATGCTAACATATAAGGACATTTTCCAGACGGCTCAGTTCGTGACTATGCAGATGGGTGCGGAACTGAAGACGAAACTTGCGGGTAAATATACTTCCAACGAAGAAGCTATAGCAGCCAAGCCTCTCGACTTTGCCGAGGTAGCTATTTTCAACCCATCGGGTGGTTACGGCTCATTCGTGCTTCCTGCAGTGCTGGTATTGATTCTGCAGCAGACACTGGTGCTTGGTATAGGTCTATCGGCAGGTACAGCGCGAGAGGAAAATCGCTACGGCATGCTTATACCTATTGATAGACGTTATCATACTGTATCGCGTGTCATCCTTGGTAAGTTTATGTGCTATTTCATGATTTTCGCTGTCATGGGAGCATGGCTTGTTGCAGGAGTGCCACGGCTATTCCATTTCCCACAGCTGGCATCATGGCAGAACTTGGTTGTCATCATGCTGCCTTATCTGCTTGCATGCATATTCTTTGGCATGTCTGTATCATGTATCGTGAAATATCGCGAGAACGTGATGCTTATCATGGTGTTCGTCTCAGTGCCATTGCTGTTCCTCACTGGTGTGAGCTGGCCACAGTCTAATATCCCAGGGGCATGGCAAGGAGTAAGCTGGCTGTTCCCCTCGACATTTGGTGTTAGGGCTTATGTCCGTTTGAATTCAATGGGCGCATCGCTTAGTGACGTCATTAGCGAGTATCGTATACTGTGGATACAGGCAGGAGCATACTTCCTTTTTGCTTGCGCTGTTTATCGCTTCCAGCTTCATAAGGCGCATCAGGAGGTACGCAAGCGTCTTTCAGAGAAGAAAGAAAACTAA